One stretch of Siphonobacter curvatus DNA includes these proteins:
- a CDS encoding M3 family metallopeptidase, with product MKLKQLPLMLTLTAGPLFVQAQGPNVIVKSVPMEENPLLQAFNTPFETPPYDKIKVEHFLPALKEGMAQGRKEIDIIVHNASKPTFQNTIVALENAGQQLSRVTPVLFHLNSAETSPELQKVVREASPLLTEYGNDISLNEKLFARVKAVWDERDKLKLNKEDQMLLEKTYKGFARNGANLSEADKNKLRAINKDLSQLSIEFNEHNLAETNEYSLVVTDEKQLSGLPDFVKEAAKATAKKMNKEGWVFTLQAPSYGPFMQYADNRELRKELWLAYNKRGFKGDKNDNQEIIQKIVKLRYEKAKLLGYKTWADYVLEERMAENPTKVLEFEKNLLSYAKPAAEREIKELTDFAKSQGYTEPVMQRWDAGYYAEKLKKEKYAINDELLKPYFKLENVLDGLFKLTNKLYGLTFKERKDIPTWNEEVKTYEILDDKGKLLAIWYGDYFPRPGKRAGAWNSGTRSQHFENGKDIRPHVLNVCNFTRPTETMPSLLTFREVETLFHEFGHALHAMSSHVKYDALSGTSVSWDFVELPSQFMENFCLEPEVLKLFAKHYQTGEVIPQEYIEKLKASSNFMAGVGTARQINLGLTDMAWHGQAPTGESVAQVEAKVAAQTEVYPIVEGTAMSPAFAHIFAGGYSAGYYSYMWSEVLDADAFDLFKQKGIFNKQVANSFRDNILSKGGTEKPMELYKKFRGREPQPDAMLRRSGLIVQ from the coding sequence ATGAAACTTAAACAGTTGCCGCTAATGTTAACACTAACGGCTGGGCCCCTGTTTGTGCAGGCTCAAGGTCCAAATGTTATTGTTAAGTCCGTACCTATGGAAGAAAACCCTCTGTTACAGGCATTTAATACGCCTTTTGAAACGCCTCCCTACGATAAAATCAAAGTAGAACATTTCCTCCCCGCCCTCAAAGAAGGGATGGCTCAGGGTCGGAAAGAAATCGATATCATTGTTCATAACGCCTCCAAGCCTACGTTCCAGAACACGATTGTTGCTCTGGAAAATGCGGGTCAGCAACTCAGTCGGGTTACCCCCGTTCTGTTTCACCTGAACAGTGCCGAAACTTCGCCTGAATTACAGAAAGTAGTTCGTGAAGCGTCACCTTTGTTGACCGAGTATGGCAACGATATTTCCCTGAACGAGAAGCTGTTTGCTCGTGTAAAGGCCGTTTGGGATGAACGCGACAAGCTGAAACTCAACAAAGAAGATCAGATGTTGCTGGAGAAAACCTACAAAGGTTTTGCCCGCAACGGAGCCAACCTGTCGGAAGCCGACAAGAACAAACTCCGGGCCATCAACAAGGATTTGTCGCAACTGTCGATTGAATTCAACGAGCACAACCTGGCCGAAACGAATGAGTACAGCTTAGTGGTAACCGACGAAAAACAACTGTCGGGACTCCCTGATTTTGTCAAGGAAGCCGCTAAAGCTACGGCCAAGAAAATGAACAAAGAAGGCTGGGTATTTACGCTCCAGGCTCCAAGTTACGGTCCATTCATGCAGTACGCCGATAACCGGGAATTGCGGAAAGAACTCTGGCTAGCGTACAACAAACGCGGATTTAAAGGCGATAAAAACGATAATCAGGAAATCATCCAGAAAATCGTGAAGCTGCGGTACGAAAAAGCCAAGTTACTCGGGTACAAAACCTGGGCGGACTACGTACTCGAAGAACGCATGGCCGAAAATCCAACGAAAGTACTCGAATTCGAGAAAAACCTGTTGAGCTATGCCAAACCTGCCGCTGAGCGTGAAATTAAGGAACTGACGGACTTTGCCAAATCACAGGGCTACACCGAACCTGTGATGCAACGCTGGGATGCGGGCTATTACGCCGAAAAACTCAAGAAGGAAAAATACGCCATCAACGATGAGTTACTGAAGCCGTACTTCAAACTCGAAAACGTATTGGATGGTCTCTTTAAGTTGACCAACAAACTGTACGGCTTGACATTTAAGGAACGCAAGGACATTCCAACCTGGAATGAAGAGGTAAAGACCTACGAAATTCTGGACGACAAAGGTAAATTGCTGGCGATCTGGTACGGTGATTACTTCCCACGCCCCGGCAAACGGGCCGGTGCCTGGAATTCCGGTACGCGTTCCCAGCATTTCGAGAACGGTAAAGACATTCGTCCGCACGTACTGAACGTTTGTAACTTCACTCGTCCGACCGAAACGATGCCTTCGCTGCTGACTTTCCGCGAAGTGGAAACCCTCTTTCACGAGTTCGGTCACGCCCTGCACGCCATGAGTTCACACGTGAAATACGACGCCTTGAGCGGTACGAGCGTATCCTGGGATTTCGTGGAGTTGCCCAGTCAATTCATGGAAAACTTCTGTCTGGAACCCGAAGTACTCAAGCTGTTTGCCAAACATTATCAGACGGGCGAAGTCATTCCGCAGGAATACATCGAAAAACTGAAAGCTTCGTCTAACTTCATGGCGGGCGTAGGTACGGCTCGTCAGATTAACTTGGGTCTGACGGATATGGCCTGGCACGGACAGGCTCCCACGGGTGAAAGCGTAGCTCAGGTGGAAGCCAAAGTAGCGGCCCAAACGGAAGTGTATCCGATTGTGGAAGGTACGGCGATGAGCCCGGCTTTTGCTCACATTTTCGCGGGTGGTTACTCGGCGGGTTATTACTCGTACATGTGGAGTGAAGTACTTGACGCCGATGCGTTTGATTTGTTCAAGCAAAAAGGCATCTTCAATAAGCAGGTAGCTAATTCATTCCGTGACAACATTCTGTCGAAAGGTGGTACGGAAAAACCCATGGAACTATACAAAAAATTCCGGGGCCGCGAACCGCAACCGGATGCAATGTTACGTCGCTCAGGTTTGATTGTTCAGTAA
- a CDS encoding YfbM family protein: MSLGLWFLRVSEHRLRQYQINEKLGEENLLKSDLDEPNEHLPEESRTDVDKAWEGIIYLLTGKPLSEAFSNPLTVHICGKHSLDVPLEYAMVSPRFLTAADVKESLGILNLLTDDVLRNRFNAEEMNALDIYPGYWEEIEADYVLNQFQHLKEFYAKAAEQNQAVIMYLS; this comes from the coding sequence ATGAGTTTAGGACTTTGGTTTCTCCGCGTCAGTGAGCATCGATTGAGACAGTATCAGATTAATGAAAAATTGGGCGAAGAAAACTTGCTGAAAAGTGATCTGGATGAGCCTAACGAACACTTACCCGAAGAATCCCGAACGGATGTTGACAAGGCTTGGGAAGGGATTATTTATCTATTGACGGGTAAACCCTTAAGCGAAGCGTTCTCGAACCCGCTAACCGTGCATATCTGTGGGAAACATAGTCTGGATGTCCCTTTAGAGTATGCCATGGTTTCACCCCGGTTTTTAACCGCGGCGGATGTAAAGGAATCGCTGGGAATACTAAACTTGCTGACGGATGATGTCTTAAGAAATCGTTTCAATGCGGAAGAAATGAATGCCTTAGATATTTATCCGGGGTATTGGGAAGAAATTGAAGCCGACTATGTTCTAAATCAGTTTCAACATTTAAAAGAATTTTATGCGAAAGCTGCCGAGCAAAACCAGGCCGTTATTATGTATTTGTCTTAA